DNA from Massilia antarctica:
CAGGTCGACCGTTTCGTCGAGAAGCCCGACCGCGCCACCGCCGAGCTGTTCGTGGCCGATGGCGGCTATTACTGGAACAGCGGCATGTTCCTGTTCCGCGCCGAAGGCTTTCTGCGCGAGTTGGGCGAATTCGCCCCCGCCATCGCCGAGGCCGCCGAAGCGGCGGTGCGGCTCGGCTACCGCGACCTCGATTTCTGCCGCCTGGACGAAGCGGCGTTTTCCAGCTGCCCGTCGGACTCCATCGATTACGCCGTGATGGAGCGCACCCGCCACGCGGTGGTGGTGCCGGCCGACATCGGCTGGAGCGACGTGGGCTCGTGGTCGGCCTTGTGGCAGGTGCAGCAGGGCGATGCCCAGGGCAATGTGCAGCGCGGCGACGTGTATCTCGACGGCGTCACCAATTCGCTGGTGCGCGCCGAGAGCCGCATCGTGGCCGTGATCGGCGTCAACGACCTGGTGGTGGTGGAAACCCCGGACGCGGTGCTGGTCGCGCACAAGGACCAGGTGCAGCGGGTCAAGCAGATCGTCGACCATCTCAAGTCCAAGGAACGCACCGAGCACTTGCACCATACCAAGGTGTACCGCCCCTGGGGGTATTACGAGGGCATCGATGCGGGCGACCGCTTCCAGGTCAAGCGCATTACCGTCAAGCCGGGCGAAAAACTGTCCTTGCAGATGCACCACCACCGTGCCGAGCACTGGGTAGTGGTGAGCGGCACGGCGAGGGTGACCTGCGGCGAAAAAGTGAGCCTGCTGTCGGAAAATGAATCGACCTACATCCCGATCGGCATGAATCACCGCCTTGAAAATCCGGGCAAGGTGCCGCTTCACATCATTGAAGTGCAGTCGGGTAGCTATCTGGGCGAGGACGATATCGTCCGCTTCGAAGATATTTACCAGCGCGCCTAAGCGGACGGCTGGACAGGGAAGGGGAGCCGCGGCTCCCTTTTTTGATGGCGCCGTCCCCCGCAGGCAGGAACGAATTGGTGAGCTGGCAAGTCAAATGCGGCGATGCAACAAACCGCTTGCCGATTGGTCAGCGCCTTCGTCAATGGGGAAAGTTGCTATATACACTTTATTACAACTTACCGCTTTTTCCGTGTCTTGAAATTGACATTTCTGGAAAATTTTTTCTGTTTCCTGTTGGATATATTCGGCCTTTGTGCCGGCTTCGGCCTATATCGTCGGATAAACGAGATAAAAATAAGCAATTTGTGAAATGTTGAAATAAATTTCCACAGCAGAATTATTTCCCCACACATAGAATTCGGACCGTTATCCGATTTCATCTGATGTGAGGAAGTATGTTTTTTAACGTATTCAACCGGGCGCTGCTGTGCGCCGGGATCTTTGCACTGACCGCTTGCGGCGGTGGAGATCCGGCCAACGCCCCGCTGCCCACTGTCCAGCAGGGTCCGACCACGGTGGTGCAGCCAGCCAATCCCGGTTCCCCCACCGCGGGCGCGCCGCCAGCCGCCCAAAGTCCCGCACCCCGTCATGTGTCGGTGGCCACGGCCGCCGAGCGCGAAGCCGAGCAATTGCGCATGGTGCCGTACGAGCAAGCGTTCGCGCTGGAAATCCAGCGCCGCGCCCAGGAGCGCCCCGAACACTTGCGCGAGCCGGCCGAGCCGCCGCGCGCGGCGGGGCAGGCAGCGTGCGACAGCGGCACCCAGGGCCGGCCCGCCGACTGCACCCCGGCCCAGTCCGGCGCCCCCCTGCAGGCGGGCGGCCAGGCGCTATAATCGTCGGCGCGCGGCACCCGCCGCGCCACACCGACAATCGGCCATTCCATGACCCTGCGCGCTGCCCTGATCGTGTCCGCCGCCCTGATGGGCGCCACCTCCTTCGCGTGGGCCCAAGGTGCGCCGGCGGCCGCGCGCCTGCTGCCGCGCCAGCTGGCGCTGGTCGTCAACGATGCCGAACCGAACAGCGTCACCATCGCCGAGTATTACCGCAAGGCACGCGCCATCCCCGCCGCCAACATCATCCACGTGAGCATTCCCGGCAAGCCGCAGCGGCTCGATGCCGCGCGTTTCCGCGCGCTCAAGGACAGCATCGACAGCCAGCTGCCGGCCGGCATCGAAGCCGTACTGATGGTCTGGACCGCGCCCTATGCCGTGGAATGCAATGCCATCACGGCCGCCTACACCATGGGCTTCGATCCCGGCCAGTGCAGCAATACCTGTGCCGCCAGCCGTCCGAGCGCCTATTTCAACGCCACCTCGGCCCATCCGGTGGCCGATTTCCGCATGCGCCTGTCGATGCTGCTGCCGACCGAATCGGTGGCGCAGGCCAAGGCCGTGATCGACCGCGGCGTGGTCAGCGGCTTCCGGGTGCCAAACGCGACGGCGTACTATCTGGTGACCTCCCAGGCGGCACGCAATTCGCGTGCCGAGCTGTTCCCGCGCGACGCTTACCTGGCCGCCAAAAAAATCCGCACCAAAACCCTGCATGCCGACACCCTTGAGGGTGTCAAGGACATCATGATCTACCAGACCGGCATGGCGAAAGTCGACAAGCTCGACAGCCTGGGCTTTCTGCCCGGCGCCCTGGCCGACCACCTGACTTCCTTCGGCGGCGACTTGCTCGGCACCAGCCAGATGAGCAGCCTGCGCTGGCTGGAAGCGGGCGCCACGGCCAGCTACGGCAGCGTCAGCGAGCCCTGCAACCATTGGCAGAAATTCCCCCATCCCACGGTGCTGCTCAAGCATTACCTGAACGGCAGCAGCGCCATCGAAGCCTACTGGCGCAGCGTGGCCTGGCCGACCCAGGGCGTGTTCGTCGGCGAGCCGCTGGCCGCGCCTTACGGGCGCTGAGCAAACGCCTCGACGGCCCCGGCCCGCGCCGCCCGGCCAGGCTTCGTGCCCGGCCCATCCGGCAGCGCCTGGCACTTCCAGCAAGGTTGGTGCGGCGCGCGAGGTCATCATGTTGTCATTTATCACAATTATGATGAAATTTACTATGGAAGAATACTTTTTGCTAACATAGAACTCCAACGTCCATAGTCAATATGATCATGACGATTCCAATCTCTCCCTTCAGGAAGTTTCGATGAAAAAGCTCGTAGCAACCATGCACGTCCCCGGCCGGCTGACCGTGCTCGCCGCGTTGATGGCTGGTTTATCCGCTCCCGCCATGGCCGTCTCGCCCGACCTCGTGATCAGCCAGGTGTATGGCGCGGGCGGTAACGCCGGCAGCACTTTTTTTACCCACGACTACATCGAAATTTTTAATCGCGGCACGAGCGCGGTGACCGCCGAAGGGTGGAGCGTCCAGTACGGCTCGGCTACCAGTACCGGCGCCTGGAGCGGCAAGTCGACCTTGCCGACCTTCACCATCGAGCCCGGCCAGTATGTGCTGATCCAGGAGCAGAGCGGCGGCGTGGGCCAGCCATCCTTGCCATCCCCCCTGATCGTGCCGGCGAGCGGCTTCAATATGTCGGCATCGAACGGCAAAGTGGCCCTGGTGCGCGATAGCGTCACCCTGAGCGGTGCCACCCCGACGGGCGCTAATGTCGCCGATCTGGTCGGCTTCGGCACCGCCAACGGCGCCGAAGGCACGCGTGCCCCGGCCATGTCGGCCGCGCTGGCACTGTTCCGCGCCAACGGCGGCTGCGGCGATACCGATGACAACAGCATGGACTTTGCCACCGGCGCGCCGGCCCCGCGCACCAGCGCCTCGGCCCGCAATGCCTGCGGTACAACCATTCCGCAAGCCAAGCCGATCGTCCCGGTCTGCCCGGCCAGCATGGCCGTCGAACAGGGCCAGCCGGCTGCGGTGCCGCTGAGCGCCTCGGATGAAGACAGCATCGTCAACGGCGCCGTCATCGCCAGCGGCAACGTGCCCGGCATCAGCCTCGGCAGCCTGACCGCCGCCAGCGCCAATGGCGGCAGCGCCACGGTCAATCTGCAGGCCGGCGCGGCCCTGGTGTCCGGCAGCTATCCGGTCGTGATCCGCTTCACCAACAATGCCGGCCAGGAAGCGACTTGCCCGGTCAATGTCAGCGTCTCCGGCGCCGCCACCATTCCCCAGATCCAGGGCGCCGGCCCGGCCAGCCCCTTCGCCAATATGAGCGTGAGCACCGAAGGCGTGGTCACCCACAAGGTGTCGAACGGTTACTTCATCCAGGATGCCAACGGCGATGGCGATCCGGCCACCTCGGACGGCCTGTTCGTCTTCACCGGCACCGCCCCGCTGGTCGCGGTGGGCGACCTGGTGCGCGTGAAAGGCACCATCGTCGAGTACAAGCCGACCGGCGCGGCGCGCACCTACACCGAAATGAAGGACGTCAGCGCCACCAAGGTGCTCGGCGCCGGCCACAGCGTCACCCCGGCCAATATCGTCTTCGAGCCGGGCATGGATCTGGCGCGCTATGAAGCGATGCTGGTCAATATCACCAACGCGCTGACCGTCAACCAGACCAGCTACCTGGGCGACCGTGGGGAATTGACCTTGTCGGTCGGGCGCCGCGAAACCGCGACCAACCGCTACCGTCCTGGCACGCCGGAAGCGCTGGCGCTGGCCAAGGCCAATGCCGGCAATGAACTGGTGCTCGACGATAGCTGGTTCGTGGCGCCGCCCGCCGCCACTCCGCCGTGCGCCGACGTGGTGGCCTGCTCCGGCATTCCCTACCTCGGCCAGGATGGCACGGTGCGCGCCGGCGATATGGTGGACAACTTGGTCGGCGTGGTCGACTTCGGCGCCATCGGCGGTGGCGGCACGGCCTTCAAGATCCAGCCGACCGCCGCGCCATCGTTTACCCGCAGCAATCCGCGCCTGCTGGCGCCGGAACTGCCAGTTGGCAACATCAAGGTGGCCAGCGCCAACGTGCTCAACTTCTTCACCACCTTCCTCGACGGCACCGACGCCTGGGGCCGCACGGGGCAGGGCTGCACGGTCGGCTCGACCACGCGCGCCTCGAATTGCCGTGGCGCCGACAATAGCGCCGAATTCGTGCGCCAGCGCGACAAGATCGTCAATGAACTCAAGGGTATCGACGCCGACGTGGTGGGATTGATGGAAATCCAGAACAACGGCGACATCGCGGTCGATTACCTGGTCAAGCAGCTCAACGCGGCCATCGGTTACCCGGCCTATGCCTACGTGCCCAAGCCGGCCAGCACCGGCAGCGACGCGATCCGCGTGGCGATGATCTACAAGCCGGCCAAGCTGGCCATGCTCGGTGGCGCGCTGTCCGATGGCGATGCCGTCAACAACCGTCCGCCGATGGCGCAAACCTTCAAGGCCGGCAATGGCGCCACCTTCTCGCTGATCGTCAACCACCTCAAGTCCAAGGGCGGCTGCGGTAGCGGCGCCAATGCCGACCTGGGCGATGGCCAGAGCTGCAACAATGCCACCCGTGTCCAGCAGGCGACGCGCCTGGCCACGTATTTCATTCCGAACGTGATCAGCAGCGCCGGCGACCCGGACGTGCTGGTCATCGGCGACATGAATGCCCACGGCTTCGAAGATCCGATCCACGTGCTCAACCAGGCTGGCCTGGTCAATGAGCTGGAACGCTTCGTGCGTCCGTCGGGCATTCCTTATTCCTACGTCTTCGACGGCGAAAGCGGCTACCTCGACCATGCACTGGCGAGCGCCTCGCTCGACGCCCAGGTCGCCGGCGCCACCGAATGGCACACCAATGCGGATGAACCGACCGTGATCGACTACAACTTCGACGGCAAGAGCGCCGCCGCCGCCGCCCTGTACAAAAATGATGCCTTTCGCTCCTCGGATCACGATCCGGTGGTGGTGGCGCTGAACCTGACGCCCACCTTCAGCGACGTGACGTCCGCGTTCGCCGAGCAGCGTTCGGGCCTGAGCGTCAACCGGCTCACCAACAGGTTTACCGCGACCATCACCCTGACCAATACCTCGGGCGCCGCGATCACCAGCCCCCTGCATTTGTTGCTTACCGGGTTGACGGAAGGCGTCACCCTGGAGAATAAATCTGGTGTTGTCGGAAATGAACCTTATGTGAGTGTTAACAATGCTACAATACCAGCCGGGGCAAAAATCACACTGAAAGTTGTCTTCAGCAACCCGGCGCGACGAGGCATTGGTTTCGTTAGTAAAATTTTAAGTGGTTCACTCTAAGGGAGCAACATGTTCAATTTTAAGACTTTCGCAAAACAAGCTTTACTTGCAGCAAGCCTCGCTTTTGGCATCGGCAACGCAACGGCAGGGCCGACCTACCACGTCGATATCAATACCAGCAACTTTTCCGGCGCGGGTTCGGTGGACTTCCTGCTGTCCGGTTTCCTGGGCGCCAGTGGTGCGGTGGCCACGGTCAGCAATTTCAGCGGTGCATTCGGTACCGAGGCATTTCGTTCCGGCAGCGTTGTCGGAGCCTTGCCCAATGCTCTGGTCTTCGATAACAGCAAGCCCTTCAACTCGGTCACGCAGAACCTGACCTTGGGCGGCTTCTTCGGTTTCGACGTCAGCTTCAGCGGCGATTTTCTCACCGTGCCTGGTTTCGGCTCGACCTTCAGCGTTGCCATGTTCGATGCCGTGGGCGACTACCTGCTGCCGGGCGACTCCCTGGTCGAGTTCAACCTCAAGCCGATTGCCGCCGATGGCGCCGCCAAGGTCAGCTTCGAGGCCGCCAATATCGTGCGCGTGTCGGTGCCCGAGCCATCGGACATCCTGCTGGTCATCACCGGCCTGGGCCTGGTTGGTTTCGTCCGCCGCCGCTCCGCCAAGGCTGCAGCATAAGTCACTCCCGGCGGGCCTTGCGGCTCGCCGGCATGCACTGCACATGCGTCCGCAAGGGCACATGTGCATTTTTTTTGCCCACGCCGCGGCCCTGTAAGCGATCCGTCATCGTCCCGAAAAACCTTGCTCAAAAGCATATAAAAAATCGCTGCGTCCACTATGAAAGAATAGTTGTCGCAACCGTCGGCGGCATGGTAGCCTTGCACGCCAAATTCAGCATTGAGGAGCCGAAAGGATGTTTGCAGCAACGAAAATCACCAGCGCCCGACGTGATCGCCACGCCGGCTTTACCCTGCTCGAATTGCTCGTCGTTATCGTCATCATCGGCTTGCTCGCGGCCTACGTGGGGCCGAAGTATTTCGCCCAGCTCGGCAAGTCGGAAGTGACGGTCGCCAAGGCCCAGATCGAAGCGTTCGAAAAGTCGCTCGACACTTACCGTCTCGACGTCGGACGCTACCCGACCACCGAGGAAGGCATGGCCGCCTTGCTGGTCGCGCCCGCCACCGCCGGGGTCAAGTGGAACGGTCCCTACCTGAAGAAGGCGGTGCCGCTCGATCCATGGGGCCGCCCGTACCAGTACCGCGCGCCGGGCAGCAAGGGCGAGTATGAAATCCTGTCGACCGGCAAGGACGGCCAGCCCGGCGGCACCGGCGAAAACGCCGACATCACGTCCCAATAATTTCCTGACCCCGCAGTTTTCCGTTTCCCCGTAAAGGCCTCATGCAGTTTGCTGTCCGTACCCTCGCGCCCGACCTGAGCATCAGCAGCCAGGTGGTCGATGCCCAGGATGAGGCCGATGCCCGCCGCCAGTGCGAAGCGCGCGGGCTGTTCGTCAGCGCGGTCGAACCGGTGCGCGCGGCCGGCCTGCGCCGCGGCCGCGGCGCCAGCCTGTCCCTGGTGCTGTTCAGCCAGGAATTGCTGGCCCTGCTGACGGCCGGCCTGGGCATCGTCGAAGCGCTCGAAGCCCTGCTCGAAAAAGAAACCAATATTTCCACCCGCAGCGTGCTCGAACGCTTGCTTGGCGGCTTGCGCGAAGGCAAGCGCTTTTCCAGCGTGCTGGCCGACCAGCCAGACCTGTTTTCGCCGCTCTATATCGGCATCGTGCGCGCCGCCGAAGGCACCAGCGACTTGCCGCGTTCCCTGGCGCGCTACATCGATTACCAGCAGCGCATCGACGTGGTGCGCAGCAAGATCGTCAGCGCCGCCATTTATCCGGTGATCCTGCTGGCAGTCGGCGGCGGCGTGAGCATGTTCCTGATTACCTATGTGGTGCCGCGCTTTGCCGAGGTCTACCAGGGCGCCGGCCGCAACCTGCCGTGGATGTCGCAGATGCTGCTCGGCTGGGGCCAGTTCGCCAGCGGCCACACTACCATCCTGCTGGGCGGCGCCGCCGTGCTGGCCGGCGCGCTGGTGCTGCTGTGGCGCCACCTGACCCGCAACGGCGGCCTGACCCGCCTGGTCACCCGCCTGCCCGGCATCGGCGAGCGCGTGCGCATCTATGAACTGTCGCGCCTGTACCTGACCCTGGGCATGCTCAGCGAAGGCGGCATCACCATCGTCAACGCCATCGATACCGTGCAGGCGATGGTGTCGGTATCGATGCGCGCTTCCCTGGCGGCGGCGCGCGCCAGCATCGAAGCGGGCCTGCCGCTGTCGAGCGCCTTCGAAGCGAACAGCCTGACCACCCCGATTTCGCTGCGCATGCTGCGCGTGGGCGAGCGTACCGGCGACATGGGGCCGATGCTGACCCAGTCGGCCGCCTTCTATGACGGTGAAATCAGCCGCTGGATCGACCGCTTCACGCGCACTTTTGAACCCCTGCTGATGGCCGCCATCGGGCTGGTTGTCGGCGCCATTGTGGTGCTGCTGTATATGCCGATTTTCGATCTGGCCGGAGACATGTCGTGAGTGCCTTGCCGAACCCGCCCATGCTCGAGGCGTCCCTGCTGGCGCGCGCGCGCGCCCAGAGCTTGCAGTCGCAGCGTCCGCTGGTGGCCGAACTGGAAGCGGTCAGCGGGCTCGATGCGCGCCAGATCGTGCAAGCCCTGGCCGAACCGTTCGGCCTGACCGTCATGGAAACGGCCGACATGCTCGGCTGCGCCACCGCCTTCGACCTGCTGCCGCTGGCCCAGGCCCTGGCGCGCCATTGCGTGCTGCTGCGCGAGCCGGGCGGCCGTCTGACCGGCGTGATCGCCGACCCGTTCGACGTCGACCTGCAAACCTGGCTCGCCACGCGCGCCCGCGCCACCCCGGGCGCGCCGCTGCACCTGCGCCTGGCGCTGCAATCGGATATCCAGGCTTACCTGTCCAAGCAGGAGGAATCCGCGCGCGCGGTCGACACCCTGGTGGCCAATGTGGGCGACACCCGGCGCGACGGCAAGACCGCCGCCGTGCTGTCGTTCGCCTCGGTGTCGGAAGCGGCCAGCCCCGCCGTCAAGCTGGTCAACTCGACCCTGTACGACGCGCTCAAGGCCGGCGCCTCCGACATCCACCTGGAAAGCACCGCCAGCGGCCTGGCCGTCAAGTACCGGGTCGACGGCGTGCTCGATCACGCCACCTCGGTCAACGGCATCGAAGTGGCGGAGCACATCATCTCGCGCCTGAAAGTGCTGGCCGAACTCGATATCGCCGAGCGCCGCGTGCCGCAGGACGGCAGCTTCCGGGTCGAATCGGGCGGGCGCGAAATCGACTTGCGCGTCTCGATCATGCCCAGCATTCACGGCGAGGACGCGGTCATCCGGATTCTCGACAAGCGCGCCATGATCGAAGCCTACGGCGCGCTCACGCTCGAAGCGCTCGGTTTCGACGCGCCCTCGCTGGTATCGTTGCGCATGCTGGCCCAGGAAGCCTATGGCATGCTGCTGGTGACCGGGCCGACCGGCTCGGGCAAGACCACCACCCTGTACGCGGCCCTGACGGAAATCCACAACGGGCGCGAAAAAATCATTACCATCGAAGACCCGGTCGAATATCAGCTGCCCGGCATTTTGCAAATCCCGGTCAACGAAAAGAAGGGCCTGACCTTCGCCAAGGGCTTGCGCTCGATCCTGCGCCACGACCCCGACAAGATCATGGTCGGCGAAATCCGCGACCGCGAAACCGCCGAAATCGCGGTGCAGTCGGCCCTCACCGGCCACCTGGTGCTCACCACCGTCCACGCCAACAATGTGTTCGACGTGTTCGGCCGCTTCACCCACATGGGCATCGACCCCTACGCCTTCGTCTCGGCGCTCAACGGCATCTGGGCCCAGCGCCTGGTGCGCATGAACTGCCCGCATTGCGCCGAGCAGTTCACCCCGAGCGACGCCGAACTCGATGGCGTCAACCTGGAACGCAAGGACGTGCACGATTATCTTTTCATGCAGGGCAAGGGCTGCGGCGATTGCCGCGGCACCGGCTACAAGGGACGGCGCTCGATCGCCGAAATCCTCACCCTGAACGACGAAATCCGCGAACTGATCGTCGACAAGCGTCCGATCCGCCAGATCAAGGCCGCAGCCCACGCCAACGGCACCCGCAGCCTGCGCCTGGCCGCGCTCGACCTGGTCAAGCGCGGCGCCACCACCCTCAGCGAAATCAAGCGGGTGACCTTGCATGCGTAGACGTTTCGGACAAG
Protein-coding regions in this window:
- a CDS encoding NF038129 family PEP-CTERM protein, with protein sequence MFNFKTFAKQALLAASLAFGIGNATAGPTYHVDINTSNFSGAGSVDFLLSGFLGASGAVATVSNFSGAFGTEAFRSGSVVGALPNALVFDNSKPFNSVTQNLTLGGFFGFDVSFSGDFLTVPGFGSTFSVAMFDAVGDYLLPGDSLVEFNLKPIAADGAAKVSFEAANIVRVSVPEPSDILLVITGLGLVGFVRRRSAKAAA
- a CDS encoding type II secretion system F family protein, producing MQFAVRTLAPDLSISSQVVDAQDEADARRQCEARGLFVSAVEPVRAAGLRRGRGASLSLVLFSQELLALLTAGLGIVEALEALLEKETNISTRSVLERLLGGLREGKRFSSVLADQPDLFSPLYIGIVRAAEGTSDLPRSLARYIDYQQRIDVVRSKIVSAAIYPVILLAVGGGVSMFLITYVVPRFAEVYQGAGRNLPWMSQMLLGWGQFASGHTTILLGGAAVLAGALVLLWRHLTRNGGLTRLVTRLPGIGERVRIYELSRLYLTLGMLSEGGITIVNAIDTVQAMVSVSMRASLAAARASIEAGLPLSSAFEANSLTTPISLRMLRVGERTGDMGPMLTQSAAFYDGEISRWIDRFTRTFEPLLMAAIGLVVGAIVVLLYMPIFDLAGDMS
- a CDS encoding TIGR03790 family protein, producing MTLRAALIVSAALMGATSFAWAQGAPAAARLLPRQLALVVNDAEPNSVTIAEYYRKARAIPAANIIHVSIPGKPQRLDAARFRALKDSIDSQLPAGIEAVLMVWTAPYAVECNAITAAYTMGFDPGQCSNTCAASRPSAYFNATSAHPVADFRMRLSMLLPTESVAQAKAVIDRGVVSGFRVPNATAYYLVTSQAARNSRAELFPRDAYLAAKKIRTKTLHADTLEGVKDIMIYQTGMAKVDKLDSLGFLPGALADHLTSFGGDLLGTSQMSSLRWLEAGATASYGSVSEPCNHWQKFPHPTVLLKHYLNGSSAIEAYWRSVAWPTQGVFVGEPLAAPYGR
- a CDS encoding mannose-1-phosphate guanylyltransferase/mannose-6-phosphate isomerase, which produces MKIYPVILSGGAGTRLWPLSRAVLPKQLLPLVTDKTMLQDTILRVSGWPELMAPLVVCGNEHRFLVAEQLREIGVTPLGILLEPVGRNTAPAVAAAANYLRAIDPDAVMLVLPADHVIDKNVPFAQAVAQAAALVADGALATFGIVPQAPETGYGYIHRGARASGSDTAYQVDRFVEKPDRATAELFVADGGYYWNSGMFLFRAEGFLRELGEFAPAIAEAAEAAVRLGYRDLDFCRLDEAAFSSCPSDSIDYAVMERTRHAVVVPADIGWSDVGSWSALWQVQQGDAQGNVQRGDVYLDGVTNSLVRAESRIVAVIGVNDLVVVETPDAVLVAHKDQVQRVKQIVDHLKSKERTEHLHHTKVYRPWGYYEGIDAGDRFQVKRITVKPGEKLSLQMHHHRAEHWVVVSGTARVTCGEKVSLLSENESTYIPIGMNHRLENPGKVPLHIIEVQSGSYLGEDDIVRFEDIYQRA
- the gspG gene encoding type II secretion system major pseudopilin GspG, which produces MFAATKITSARRDRHAGFTLLELLVVIVIIGLLAAYVGPKYFAQLGKSEVTVAKAQIEAFEKSLDTYRLDVGRYPTTEEGMAALLVAPATAGVKWNGPYLKKAVPLDPWGRPYQYRAPGSKGEYEILSTGKDGQPGGTGENADITSQ
- a CDS encoding ExeM/NucH family extracellular endonuclease; amino-acid sequence: MKKLVATMHVPGRLTVLAALMAGLSAPAMAVSPDLVISQVYGAGGNAGSTFFTHDYIEIFNRGTSAVTAEGWSVQYGSATSTGAWSGKSTLPTFTIEPGQYVLIQEQSGGVGQPSLPSPLIVPASGFNMSASNGKVALVRDSVTLSGATPTGANVADLVGFGTANGAEGTRAPAMSAALALFRANGGCGDTDDNSMDFATGAPAPRTSASARNACGTTIPQAKPIVPVCPASMAVEQGQPAAVPLSASDEDSIVNGAVIASGNVPGISLGSLTAASANGGSATVNLQAGAALVSGSYPVVIRFTNNAGQEATCPVNVSVSGAATIPQIQGAGPASPFANMSVSTEGVVTHKVSNGYFIQDANGDGDPATSDGLFVFTGTAPLVAVGDLVRVKGTIVEYKPTGAARTYTEMKDVSATKVLGAGHSVTPANIVFEPGMDLARYEAMLVNITNALTVNQTSYLGDRGELTLSVGRRETATNRYRPGTPEALALAKANAGNELVLDDSWFVAPPAATPPCADVVACSGIPYLGQDGTVRAGDMVDNLVGVVDFGAIGGGGTAFKIQPTAAPSFTRSNPRLLAPELPVGNIKVASANVLNFFTTFLDGTDAWGRTGQGCTVGSTTRASNCRGADNSAEFVRQRDKIVNELKGIDADVVGLMEIQNNGDIAVDYLVKQLNAAIGYPAYAYVPKPASTGSDAIRVAMIYKPAKLAMLGGALSDGDAVNNRPPMAQTFKAGNGATFSLIVNHLKSKGGCGSGANADLGDGQSCNNATRVQQATRLATYFIPNVISSAGDPDVLVIGDMNAHGFEDPIHVLNQAGLVNELERFVRPSGIPYSYVFDGESGYLDHALASASLDAQVAGATEWHTNADEPTVIDYNFDGKSAAAAALYKNDAFRSSDHDPVVVALNLTPTFSDVTSAFAEQRSGLSVNRLTNRFTATITLTNTSGAAITSPLHLLLTGLTEGVTLENKSGVVGNEPYVSVNNATIPAGAKITLKVVFSNPARRGIGFVSKILSGSL
- a CDS encoding GspE/PulE family protein translates to MLEASLLARARAQSLQSQRPLVAELEAVSGLDARQIVQALAEPFGLTVMETADMLGCATAFDLLPLAQALARHCVLLREPGGRLTGVIADPFDVDLQTWLATRARATPGAPLHLRLALQSDIQAYLSKQEESARAVDTLVANVGDTRRDGKTAAVLSFASVSEAASPAVKLVNSTLYDALKAGASDIHLESTASGLAVKYRVDGVLDHATSVNGIEVAEHIISRLKVLAELDIAERRVPQDGSFRVESGGREIDLRVSIMPSIHGEDAVIRILDKRAMIEAYGALTLEALGFDAPSLVSLRMLAQEAYGMLLVTGPTGSGKTTTLYAALTEIHNGREKIITIEDPVEYQLPGILQIPVNEKKGLTFAKGLRSILRHDPDKIMVGEIRDRETAEIAVQSALTGHLVLTTVHANNVFDVFGRFTHMGIDPYAFVSALNGIWAQRLVRMNCPHCAEQFTPSDAELDGVNLERKDVHDYLFMQGKGCGDCRGTGYKGRRSIAEILTLNDEIRELIVDKRPIRQIKAAAHANGTRSLRLAALDLVKRGATTLSEIKRVTLHA